Proteins encoded within one genomic window of Amycolatopsis nigrescens CSC17Ta-90:
- a CDS encoding DUF4191 domain-containing protein yields MAGKQDKEAAKQAKKQKRAASKAKRGQIFEAFKMQRKEDKALIPWMLGSILVVTAVVFGIGLLLGMQWALLPVGIMLGLLAAVIIFGRRVQKTVYRKADGQPGAAAWALDNLRGKWRVTQTVAATTQLDAVHRVLGGPGVVLVAEGAPHRVKGLLAQEKKRVARLVGETPIYDVVIGHEEGQVPLRKLQGYLMKLPRNMKPAQVDALEAKLAALGNRGAAMPKGPMPQGAKMRNVQRTIRRR; encoded by the coding sequence ATGGCGGGAAAGCAGGACAAAGAGGCTGCCAAGCAGGCCAAGAAGCAGAAGCGCGCGGCGAGCAAGGCTAAACGCGGGCAGATCTTCGAAGCGTTCAAGATGCAGCGCAAAGAGGACAAAGCGCTCATCCCGTGGATGCTCGGATCCATCCTGGTCGTCACCGCCGTGGTGTTCGGCATCGGGCTCCTGCTCGGCATGCAGTGGGCGCTGCTGCCGGTCGGCATCATGCTGGGCCTGCTCGCGGCGGTCATCATCTTCGGCCGCCGGGTGCAGAAGACGGTGTACCGGAAGGCCGACGGCCAGCCCGGTGCCGCGGCATGGGCGCTGGACAACCTGCGCGGCAAATGGCGGGTGACCCAGACCGTCGCGGCCACCACCCAGCTCGACGCGGTGCACCGGGTGCTCGGCGGGCCGGGCGTGGTGCTGGTCGCCGAGGGCGCTCCGCACCGGGTGAAGGGCCTGCTCGCGCAGGAGAAGAAGCGGGTGGCCAGGCTGGTCGGCGAGACGCCGATCTACGACGTGGTCATCGGTCACGAAGAAGGCCAGGTTCCGCTGCGCAAGCTGCAGGGCTACCTGATGAAGCTGCCCCGCAACATGAAGCCCGCCCAGGTGGACGCGCTGGAGGCCAAGCTGGCCGCGCTGGGCAACCGCGGCGCGGCGATGCCGAAGGGGCCGATGCCCCAGGGCGCCAAGATGCGCAACGTCCAGCGCACCATCCGCCGCCGCTGA
- a CDS encoding acyl-CoA thioesterase, with the protein MTEREPFRVQIKVRHYELDTLGHLNHAVYHSYAEVARLELFEQAGGLKAFAKDRVASVLLESHISFRRELRAGDVVEVTCDTKFGTGKTFKMDSNIYKLDGTLSAEITCTIGLMDLDKRKLVADPHGRFVSAGLDLKLMSTSE; encoded by the coding sequence GTGACCGAGCGCGAACCATTCCGGGTGCAGATCAAGGTGCGGCACTACGAGCTGGACACCCTTGGCCACCTGAACCACGCCGTGTACCACTCCTACGCCGAGGTCGCCCGGCTCGAGCTGTTCGAGCAGGCCGGCGGGCTGAAGGCGTTCGCCAAGGATCGGGTGGCCTCGGTGCTGCTCGAGTCGCACATCAGCTTTCGCCGCGAGCTGCGGGCGGGCGACGTCGTCGAGGTCACCTGCGACACCAAGTTCGGCACCGGCAAGACGTTCAAGATGGACTCGAACATCTACAAGCTCGACGGCACGCTCTCCGCAGAGATCACCTGCACGATCGGGCTGATGGATCTGGACAAGCGCAAGCTGGTCGCCGACCCGCACGGCCGGTTCGTCAGCGCGGGCCTCGACCTGAAGCTGATGTCCACTTCGGAGTAA
- a CDS encoding SDR family oxidoreductase, translating into MTRFDNQTVLVTGGTGGQGSSHVRAFHAEGANVVIGGTDAERGAALVDELGTRARFTRLDVRDESSWFAAVQAAESAFGALNVLVNNAGVQNPPTLIENTDQATWSRILDVNVSGTFLGIKVATPALRRAAGGAIVNIASTMALGGTAHYAPYVASKWAVRGLTQTAALELGRDNIRVNTIHPGVIATPFIHEPAVGATAAIADFYSPAPFAIPRLGEPTDVTRLLLFLTSSDASFITGSEYVIDGGLLLGPALQAETA; encoded by the coding sequence ATGACCCGCTTCGACAATCAGACCGTGCTCGTGACCGGCGGGACCGGCGGTCAGGGCTCAAGTCACGTACGCGCCTTCCACGCGGAGGGGGCGAACGTGGTGATCGGAGGCACCGACGCCGAACGTGGCGCCGCTCTGGTCGACGAGCTCGGGACTCGTGCTCGCTTCACCCGCCTCGACGTCAGGGACGAAAGCTCGTGGTTCGCCGCTGTGCAAGCCGCCGAGAGCGCCTTCGGCGCCCTGAACGTGCTCGTCAACAACGCCGGCGTCCAGAACCCGCCGACGCTGATCGAGAACACGGACCAGGCCACGTGGTCGCGCATCCTCGACGTCAACGTCAGCGGGACCTTCCTCGGGATCAAGGTCGCCACTCCCGCTCTGCGCCGGGCTGCAGGTGGAGCCATCGTCAACATCGCCTCGACCATGGCCCTGGGCGGCACGGCACACTACGCGCCGTACGTCGCCAGCAAATGGGCCGTGCGAGGACTCACCCAAACGGCAGCACTCGAACTCGGCCGCGACAACATCCGCGTGAACACCATCCACCCCGGCGTGATCGCGACCCCCTTCATCCACGAACCAGCAGTCGGCGCCACCGCGGCAATCGCCGACTTCTACTCACCCGCGCCGTTCGCCATTCCCCGGCTCGGGGAGCCGACCGACGTCACCCGGCTTCTCCTGTTCCTCACGTCATCAGACGCGTCGTTCATCACGGGGTCGGAGTACGTCATCGACGGTGGGCTCCTCCTCGGCCCCGCCCTCCAGGCCGAGACCGCATGA
- a CDS encoding RDD family protein, translating into MARWTGEWLSKPAGGLGDEEPQRWRGERLGLPESGVGSAAGGGGRLLALVLDLALASLVTSLFRRPVFNDPAAMQDYNLWALAVWVVITVVPVTFFGFTPGMAAVGVRVGRLDGVAMVGPWRALVRAALTFLLIPAAVRDADGRSWLDRLTGTVVVRLR; encoded by the coding sequence GTGGCGAGATGGACCGGTGAGTGGCTGTCCAAGCCGGCCGGAGGGCTTGGCGACGAGGAACCGCAGCGGTGGCGGGGTGAGCGGCTCGGCCTGCCGGAGAGTGGTGTTGGCTCGGCCGCGGGCGGCGGCGGCAGGCTGCTGGCACTGGTGCTCGACCTGGCGCTGGCTTCCCTGGTGACTTCGTTGTTCCGGCGTCCGGTGTTCAACGACCCGGCGGCGATGCAGGACTACAACCTGTGGGCGCTCGCCGTCTGGGTGGTGATTACGGTGGTGCCGGTCACGTTCTTCGGCTTCACGCCGGGCATGGCCGCTGTCGGGGTGCGGGTCGGCAGGCTGGACGGGGTCGCGATGGTCGGCCCGTGGCGCGCTTTGGTCCGTGCCGCGCTGACCTTCTTGCTCATTCCGGCGGCGGTGCGCGACGCCGACGGCCGGAGCTGGCTGGACCGGCTGACCGGCACCGTGGTGGTACGCCTGCGCTGA
- a CDS encoding WhiB family transcriptional regulator, whose amino-acid sequence MSSAIAFASERALPDEPAENGVGELLDAVVSPEFELPCRSGDADLWFAEAPAELERAKGLCAACPVRAACLAGALARREPWGVWGGEIFERGAVVARKRPRGRPRKNAVVESPVADRNVERPAQRAVAGEQRSAAA is encoded by the coding sequence ATGTCATCGGCAATCGCCTTCGCGTCAGAGAGGGCGTTACCCGACGAACCCGCAGAGAACGGGGTCGGCGAACTGCTCGACGCCGTCGTCTCGCCGGAGTTCGAGCTGCCCTGCCGGTCCGGCGACGCCGACCTGTGGTTCGCCGAAGCACCCGCTGAGCTGGAGCGCGCAAAGGGACTTTGCGCGGCCTGCCCGGTCCGGGCCGCTTGCCTGGCGGGCGCACTCGCCAGGCGTGAGCCGTGGGGTGTCTGGGGTGGCGAGATCTTCGAGCGCGGCGCCGTGGTCGCGAGGAAGCGGCCCAGGGGTCGGCCGAGGAAGAACGCCGTCGTCGAGTCGCCTGTCGCAGACCGGAACGTGGAGCGGCCCGCCCAGCGCGCGGTCGCCGGCGAGCAGCGGAGCGCTGCCGCATGA
- a CDS encoding TetR/AcrR family transcriptional regulator, whose product MSSVLSAYHQRVAQEKRALIVTAATALFLELGYDRTSLARIAERSGVSRATLFKQFPSKAALFDAIVTESWSTADEDDPPPAGNVVDGLTTIGRRYAALLSRPQMTDLFRIVIAELPRFPELAHAQFSQGKMPYFESVRGYLLAEHEAGTVRVEDVDLAATQFLGMVSNYVFWPKLLVPGWEVSAARVAQVVDEAVRTIAARYAATGPGASTND is encoded by the coding sequence ATGAGCAGCGTCCTGTCGGCGTACCACCAGCGTGTCGCCCAGGAGAAGCGCGCGCTGATCGTGACGGCGGCGACCGCACTGTTCCTCGAGCTGGGCTACGACCGGACGTCGCTGGCGCGGATCGCGGAGCGCTCGGGCGTTTCTCGGGCCACCTTGTTCAAGCAGTTCCCGAGCAAGGCCGCCCTATTTGACGCCATCGTCACCGAGTCCTGGTCAACGGCGGACGAGGACGATCCTCCGCCAGCAGGCAACGTCGTCGACGGCCTCACCACCATCGGTCGCCGTTACGCCGCGCTGTTGAGCCGCCCGCAGATGACCGACCTCTTCCGGATCGTCATCGCCGAGCTGCCGCGCTTCCCCGAGCTGGCCCATGCGCAGTTCTCACAAGGGAAGATGCCCTACTTCGAGTCCGTGCGCGGCTACCTGCTGGCCGAGCACGAGGCAGGAACGGTGCGGGTCGAGGACGTGGACCTCGCGGCCACCCAGTTCCTGGGCATGGTCTCCAACTACGTCTTCTGGCCGAAACTGCTCGTGCCGGGCTGGGAGGTGAGCGCCGCACGCGTCGCTCAGGTAGTCGACGAGGCCGTCCGCACCATCGCCGCCCGGTACGCCGCGACGGGACCAGGGGCGTCCACCAACGACTGA
- a CDS encoding nitroreductase/quinone reductase family protein, with protein MSTPDTTGSNDSARDASLSHLPNHIRRAIEITPAAGTRERIIDITTLGRRTGRARRIEIFFYRAAGETYLCSGAGGAATDWHANLLANPNFTFHLKTGSVQICLHWPRLSPTQLNARPCWRRSSRISISPTTPAPSGRLGSKPGLTVG; from the coding sequence ATGAGCACTCCAGACACGACCGGGTCGAACGACTCCGCACGGGACGCGTCTTTATCCCACCTGCCCAACCACATCCGACGAGCCATCGAGATCACACCCGCCGCGGGCACCAGAGAACGGATCATCGACATCACGACGCTGGGACGCCGTACCGGCCGAGCACGCCGCATCGAGATCTTCTTCTACCGAGCTGCGGGCGAAACCTACCTGTGCAGCGGCGCCGGCGGGGCCGCGACCGACTGGCATGCGAACCTTCTCGCCAATCCCAACTTCACCTTCCACCTCAAAACGGGATCCGTGCAGATCTGCCTGCACTGGCCACGCCTGTCACCGACCCAGCTGAACGCCAGGCCGTGCTGGCGGAGATCGTCGCGGATCTCAATCAGCCCCACGACCCCGGCACCATCCGGCCGACTCGGCTCGAAGCCTGGGCTGACAGTCGGCTGA
- a CDS encoding ATP-dependent DNA helicase UvrD2 yields MGSAVSSAAFSTRPGLLDGLDPEQLAAASAPRGPVCVLAGAGTGKTRTITHRIAHLIQSGHVAAGQVLAVTFTARAAGEMRARLRGLGVDGAQALTFHAAARRQLRYFWPRVVGDRLWDLLEGKLRLVAQAANRAGVATEAEVLRDLASEIEWAKATLVSPDDYPAVAARTQRDTPAPAAQVAEVYRNYEKIKNSAQVLDFDDLLLHTTAVLEEHGDVATEFRDRYRCFVVDEYQDVTPLQQRLLNAWLGGRDDLTVVGDANQTIYSFGGASPRPLLEFTRRFPEATVVRLERDYRSTPQVVSLANKVIGAARGRPAGSRLQLIGQRPDGPEPRFAEYDDEPAEAVAVAGRIRQLLDAGVPASQIAVLYRVNAQSEAYEQALSELDIPYLVRGGERFFARKEVRQAISALRVATSRPSGADVVEQVRTALAGVGLTEQPPPGGAAKERWDALLSLVELAEELAATVQDADLARYVAELEQRAAAQHPPTVEGVTLASLHAAKGLEWDAVFLVGLAEGTVPIQHADGDDSAIEEERRLFYVGVTRAREHLSLTWALSRNAGGRRHRRRSRFLYGLIPEDHPAARVARAQGKTFGGATARCRVCGGGLTATLEVKLGRCARCPSNVDEELLERLKSWRSDRSRELKVPPFVVFTDATLVAIAEQRPADDGALVSISGIGATKLERFGAEVLAVVRAAGRG; encoded by the coding sequence GTGGGTAGTGCTGTTTCTTCCGCTGCGTTTTCGACCAGGCCCGGGCTGCTGGACGGCCTCGACCCGGAGCAGCTGGCGGCCGCGAGCGCGCCACGCGGCCCGGTGTGCGTGCTGGCCGGTGCAGGCACCGGCAAGACCCGCACGATCACCCATCGCATCGCGCACCTGATCCAGTCCGGCCATGTTGCCGCCGGTCAGGTACTCGCGGTCACCTTCACCGCGCGGGCGGCGGGGGAGATGCGCGCCCGGCTGCGCGGGCTCGGGGTGGACGGGGCGCAGGCCCTCACCTTCCACGCCGCGGCAAGGCGGCAGCTGAGGTACTTCTGGCCGAGGGTGGTCGGCGACCGGCTGTGGGATCTGCTCGAAGGCAAGCTCCGGCTCGTCGCGCAGGCCGCGAACCGGGCCGGGGTCGCGACCGAGGCCGAGGTGCTGCGGGATCTGGCGAGTGAGATCGAGTGGGCGAAGGCCACCCTGGTCAGTCCGGACGACTACCCGGCGGTGGCGGCCAGGACTCAGCGTGACACCCCGGCGCCTGCCGCGCAGGTGGCGGAGGTCTACCGCAACTACGAGAAGATCAAGAACTCCGCGCAGGTACTGGACTTCGACGACCTGCTGCTGCACACCACGGCCGTACTGGAGGAGCACGGCGACGTGGCGACCGAGTTCCGGGACCGCTACCGCTGTTTCGTGGTGGACGAGTACCAGGACGTGACCCCGCTCCAGCAGCGGCTGCTGAACGCCTGGCTCGGTGGCCGCGACGATCTCACGGTGGTTGGCGACGCCAACCAGACGATCTACTCGTTCGGCGGCGCGTCGCCGCGCCCGTTGCTGGAGTTCACCCGGCGCTTCCCGGAGGCCACCGTGGTCCGGCTGGAGCGGGACTACCGGTCCACCCCGCAGGTGGTGTCGCTGGCGAACAAGGTGATCGGTGCCGCCCGCGGCCGCCCGGCCGGCTCCCGGCTGCAGCTGATCGGCCAACGCCCGGACGGCCCCGAGCCGCGGTTCGCCGAGTACGACGACGAGCCGGCCGAAGCCGTCGCGGTGGCGGGCCGGATCCGGCAGCTGCTCGATGCCGGGGTACCCGCCAGCCAGATCGCCGTGCTCTACCGGGTCAACGCGCAGTCGGAGGCATACGAGCAGGCACTGTCCGAATTGGACATTCCCTACCTTGTCCGCGGCGGTGAGCGGTTCTTCGCGCGCAAGGAGGTCCGGCAGGCGATCAGCGCGCTGCGCGTGGCGACCTCCCGGCCGTCCGGGGCGGACGTCGTCGAGCAGGTCCGGACGGCGCTCGCCGGGGTCGGCCTGACCGAGCAGCCGCCGCCGGGCGGCGCCGCGAAGGAACGCTGGGACGCGTTGCTCTCCCTGGTCGAGTTGGCCGAGGAACTCGCCGCGACCGTGCAGGACGCCGACCTGGCCCGCTATGTCGCCGAGCTGGAGCAACGCGCCGCCGCGCAGCACCCGCCGACCGTCGAGGGCGTCACGCTGGCGTCCCTGCACGCGGCGAAGGGCCTGGAGTGGGATGCCGTGTTCCTGGTCGGCCTGGCCGAGGGCACGGTACCGATTCAGCACGCGGACGGTGACGACAGCGCGATCGAAGAGGAGCGCAGGCTCTTCTACGTCGGAGTGACCAGGGCGCGGGAGCACTTGTCCTTGACCTGGGCGCTTTCGCGCAACGCCGGCGGCCGGCGGCACCGGCGTCGCAGCCGGTTCCTCTACGGGCTGATCCCGGAGGACCATCCGGCGGCGCGGGTCGCCCGCGCGCAGGGCAAGACCTTCGGCGGCGCGACCGCCCGGTGCCGGGTCTGCGGCGGCGGACTGACCGCGACCCTGGAGGTGAAGCTCGGCCGGTGCGCCAGGTGCCCCTCCAATGTGGATGAGGAGTTGTTGGAGCGGCTGAAGTCCTGGCGCAGCGACCGTTCCAGGGAGCTGAAGGTGCCGCCGTTCGTGGTGTTCACGGACGCCACGCTGGTCGCCATCGCCGAGCAGCGGCCTGCCGACGACGGTGCGCTCGTCTCCATCTCGGGGATCGGCGCGACCAAGCTGGAGCGCTTCGGCGCCGAGGTGCTCGCGGTGGTCCGCGCCGCCGGACGAGGTTAG
- a CDS encoding bifunctional [glutamine synthetase] adenylyltransferase/[glutamine synthetase]-adenylyl-L-tyrosine phosphorylase yields MAERSRPTASAARYGFTDDRAEDQLRAAGWWGPDGPVESSGEILSSLTRSADPDLALRGLDRIREADESGWAELDEALRTDRVLRGRLLGVLGASSALADFLASAPGQWRRLTGGKSTEAGTYADQLLAAVREPEQPEQALRAEYRGLLLEIAAADLGHVVDDQLVAPPYAEIASELTALAEAALVAGLALAEHEIGHPEDVRLAIIAMGKCGGRELNYVSDVDVIFVGDGDLQAATRLASTTMRIVGKACFEVDAALRPEGKSGALVRTMEGHTAYYKKWARTWEFQALLKARPVAGDVELGREYAEMVAPMVWSAADRENFVPDVQRMRRRVEGHVPSELAERELKLGRGGLRDVEFAVQLLQLVHGRVDPELRSPSTMDALAALGAGGYVGRADAAELTESYQFLRTVEHRLQLRRLLRTHLFPDASDTAELRILARATGIRPARGRGAGELLLAEFRRHIQRIRRLHEKLFYRPLLQSVANVPTEALRLTTKQAASRLSALGYAAPDGALQHIKALTAGVSRRASIQQALLPVLLDLFADTPDPDGGLLSYRKVSEALEQTPWYLRVLRDEGAVVERLAYLLGTSKLVPDLLVRAPEVLQLLGDPARLAGRSPAEVATSLRAAVRRQPGLNAAVTAARSLRRHELLRVASADLLGLLETPAVCEALSSVWGAVLQSALAAATRQRTAELGAEPATIAVIGMGRLGGAELGYGSDADVLFVCAPAEGVSDTDAVKFASSVAETVRKMLGAPSQDPALQVDADLRPEGRSGPLVRTLESYRAYYARWSEVWEAQALLRAKFIAGDTELGEEFIAAIDPIRYPDGGLDLAKVREVRRIKARVETERMPKGADPTRHTKLGRGGLADVEWTAQLMQLRYAHEVPELRTTSTLGALDAIADAGLAERADTDSLAEAWLLATRVRNAGMLVRGKAVDQVPSAGRDLAAVARVLGYSADDDPGEFLDSYLRTTRRAHAVVERIFYEG; encoded by the coding sequence ATGGCAGAGCGATCCCGGCCGACCGCGTCCGCGGCGCGATACGGCTTCACCGACGACCGTGCCGAGGACCAGTTGCGGGCCGCCGGCTGGTGGGGTCCCGATGGTCCGGTGGAGAGCAGCGGCGAAATTCTCAGCTCGCTGACCCGCTCTGCGGACCCCGATCTCGCGCTGCGCGGCCTGGACCGGATCCGCGAGGCCGACGAGTCCGGCTGGGCAGAACTCGACGAGGCGCTGCGGACCGATCGGGTGCTGCGCGGCCGGCTGCTCGGCGTGCTCGGTGCGTCCAGCGCACTCGCCGACTTCCTGGCGAGCGCGCCCGGCCAGTGGCGCCGGCTGACCGGTGGGAAGTCCACCGAGGCCGGTACGTATGCGGATCAGCTGCTCGCCGCGGTCCGCGAGCCGGAACAGCCGGAGCAGGCGCTGCGTGCCGAATACCGCGGGCTGCTGCTCGAAATCGCCGCGGCGGACCTCGGGCATGTCGTCGACGACCAGCTGGTGGCGCCGCCGTACGCGGAGATCGCCAGCGAGCTCACCGCGCTGGCCGAGGCCGCGCTGGTCGCCGGGCTCGCGCTGGCCGAGCACGAAATCGGGCACCCCGAGGACGTGCGCCTCGCGATCATCGCGATGGGCAAATGCGGTGGCCGCGAACTGAACTACGTCAGCGACGTGGACGTCATCTTCGTCGGCGACGGCGACCTCCAGGCGGCCACCCGGCTGGCGAGCACGACGATGCGGATCGTCGGCAAAGCCTGCTTCGAGGTGGACGCGGCGCTTCGGCCGGAGGGCAAGTCCGGCGCGCTGGTCCGCACCATGGAAGGGCATACGGCCTACTACAAGAAATGGGCCCGGACCTGGGAGTTCCAGGCGCTGTTGAAAGCACGGCCGGTGGCCGGGGACGTCGAGCTCGGCCGTGAGTACGCCGAGATGGTGGCCCCGATGGTCTGGTCCGCCGCCGATCGGGAGAACTTCGTGCCCGACGTCCAGCGGATGCGCCGTCGGGTGGAAGGGCACGTGCCCTCCGAGCTGGCCGAGCGCGAGCTGAAGCTGGGCCGCGGTGGGCTGCGGGACGTCGAGTTCGCCGTGCAGCTGCTGCAGCTGGTGCACGGCCGGGTCGACCCCGAACTGCGCTCACCGTCCACAATGGACGCCCTGGCGGCGCTCGGCGCCGGTGGGTACGTCGGCAGAGCGGACGCGGCGGAGCTGACGGAGTCGTACCAGTTCCTGCGCACCGTCGAGCACCGGCTGCAGCTTCGGCGGCTGCTCCGGACGCATCTGTTCCCGGACGCTTCGGACACCGCCGAGCTGCGGATACTGGCCAGGGCCACCGGGATCCGGCCAGCCCGTGGCCGCGGCGCCGGCGAGCTGCTGCTGGCCGAGTTCCGCCGGCACATCCAGCGGATTCGGCGGCTGCACGAGAAGCTGTTCTACCGGCCGTTGCTGCAGTCGGTCGCCAATGTGCCCACCGAGGCACTGCGGCTGACCACGAAACAGGCGGCGAGCCGGCTCTCCGCGCTCGGTTACGCCGCGCCGGACGGCGCGCTCCAGCACATCAAGGCGCTCACCGCCGGGGTGTCCAGGCGCGCGTCGATCCAGCAGGCGCTGCTGCCGGTGCTGCTGGACCTGTTCGCCGACACCCCCGACCCGGACGGCGGCCTGCTGTCCTACCGCAAGGTCTCCGAGGCGCTCGAGCAGACCCCGTGGTACCTGCGGGTGCTGCGGGACGAGGGCGCCGTGGTCGAACGGCTGGCTTACCTGCTCGGCACTTCGAAGCTGGTGCCCGACCTGCTGGTCCGCGCACCGGAGGTGCTCCAGCTGCTGGGCGACCCGGCCAGGTTGGCCGGGCGTTCCCCGGCCGAGGTCGCGACCTCGCTGCGTGCCGCGGTCAGACGTCAGCCCGGGCTGAACGCGGCGGTGACCGCGGCCCGTTCGCTGCGCCGGCACGAGCTGCTGCGGGTGGCGTCGGCGGACCTGCTCGGCCTGCTCGAAACGCCGGCCGTGTGCGAGGCACTGTCCAGCGTCTGGGGCGCGGTGCTGCAGTCCGCGCTCGCGGCCGCGACTCGTCAGCGGACGGCCGAACTCGGCGCCGAACCGGCCACCATCGCGGTGATCGGCATGGGCAGGCTGGGTGGGGCCGAGCTGGGCTACGGCTCGGACGCGGACGTGCTGTTCGTCTGCGCACCGGCGGAAGGCGTCTCGGACACCGACGCGGTGAAGTTCGCGTCCTCGGTCGCGGAGACCGTGCGCAAGATGCTCGGCGCGCCGAGTCAGGACCCTGCCCTGCAGGTGGACGCCGACCTGCGGCCGGAAGGGCGTAGCGGTCCGCTGGTGCGCACACTCGAGTCGTATCGTGCGTACTACGCGCGTTGGAGCGAGGTGTGGGAGGCGCAGGCCCTCCTGCGCGCCAAGTTCATCGCCGGCGACACCGAGCTGGGCGAGGAGTTCATCGCCGCGATCGACCCGATCCGCTACCCCGACGGCGGCTTGGACCTGGCCAAAGTGCGTGAAGTGCGGCGGATCAAGGCGCGGGTGGAGACCGAGCGGATGCCCAAGGGTGCCGACCCGACCCGGCACACCAAGCTCGGCCGTGGCGGGCTCGCGGACGTGGAATGGACCGCGCAGCTGATGCAGCTGCGGTATGCGCACGAGGTTCCGGAGCTGCGCACGACGTCCACCCTCGGTGCGCTGGACGCGATCGCGGACGCCGGACTCGCCGAGCGCGCCGACACCGACTCGCTGGCCGAGGCTTGGCTGCTGGCCACCCGGGTGCGCAACGCCGGCATGCTGGTCCGGGGCAAAGCCGTCGACCAGGTGCCCAGCGCCGGCCGGGACCTGGCCGCGGTGGCGCGGGTGCTCGGCTACTCCGCGGACGACGATCCCGGCGAGTTTCTCGACTCCTACCTGCGCACGACCAGGCGCGCGCACGCCGTGGTCGAGCGGATCTTCTACGAAGGGTGA
- the glnA gene encoding type I glutamate--ammonia ligase, translating into MSTTPDDIQRLITDEDVEFVDVRFCDLPGVMQHFTVPAKAFDNDAYEEGLAFDGSSVRGFQSIHESDMLLLPDAATARIDPFRKAKTLSLNFFVHDPFTREPYSRDPRNIARKAEQYIAEYGVADSVFFGPEAEFYIFDSIRFDSAENGAFHEIDSVEGWWNTGADEEGGNRGYKTKFKGGYFPVPPVDHFADLRDEIVRKLTGSGFEIERAHHEVGTGGQTEINYKFNTLLHAADDLQLFKYIVKNTVWENGKTATFMPKPLYGDNGSGMHCHQSLWKDGTPLFHDESGYAGLSDTARHYIGGLLRHAPSLLAFTNPTVNSYHRLVPGFEAPVSLVYSQRNRSACVRIPITGNNPKAKRAEFRCPDSSGNPYLAFSAMMMAGLDGIKNKIEPPEPIDKDLYELPPEEAKNVKLVPSDLGTVLDTLEADHDYLLEGGVFTPDVIETWIGFKRENEIDPLRLRPHPYEFALYYDV; encoded by the coding sequence GTGTCCACTACTCCAGACGATATCCAGCGCCTGATCACCGACGAAGATGTGGAGTTCGTCGACGTCAGGTTCTGTGACCTCCCGGGCGTTATGCAGCACTTCACCGTGCCCGCGAAGGCTTTCGACAATGACGCCTACGAAGAGGGTCTGGCCTTCGATGGCTCCTCGGTACGCGGTTTCCAGTCCATCCACGAATCGGACATGCTGCTGCTGCCCGACGCCGCGACGGCGCGCATCGACCCGTTCCGCAAGGCGAAGACGCTGTCGCTCAACTTCTTCGTGCACGACCCGTTCACCCGTGAGCCCTACAGCCGCGACCCGCGCAACATCGCGCGCAAGGCCGAGCAGTACATCGCCGAGTACGGCGTAGCGGACTCCGTGTTCTTCGGTCCTGAGGCCGAGTTCTACATCTTCGACTCGATCCGCTTCGACTCGGCCGAGAACGGCGCGTTCCACGAGATCGACTCCGTCGAGGGCTGGTGGAACACCGGCGCCGATGAAGAGGGCGGCAACCGCGGGTACAAGACCAAGTTCAAGGGCGGCTACTTCCCGGTCCCGCCGGTCGACCACTTCGCCGACCTGCGCGACGAGATCGTGCGGAAGCTGACCGGCTCCGGTTTCGAGATCGAGCGGGCCCACCACGAGGTCGGCACCGGCGGCCAGACCGAGATCAACTACAAGTTCAACACGCTGCTGCACGCGGCCGACGACCTGCAGTTGTTCAAGTACATCGTGAAGAACACCGTCTGGGAGAACGGCAAGACGGCGACCTTCATGCCGAAGCCCCTCTACGGCGACAACGGCTCGGGCATGCACTGCCACCAGTCGCTGTGGAAGGACGGCACGCCGCTGTTCCACGACGAGTCCGGTTACGCGGGCCTTTCGGACACCGCACGGCACTACATCGGCGGTCTGCTGCGGCACGCACCGAGCCTGTTGGCCTTCACCAACCCGACGGTGAACTCGTACCACCGCCTGGTGCCCGGCTTCGAGGCGCCGGTCAGCCTGGTGTACTCGCAGCGCAACCGCTCCGCCTGCGTGCGGATCCCGATCACCGGCAACAACCCGAAGGCCAAGCGGGCCGAGTTCCGCTGCCCGGACTCCTCGGGCAACCCCTACCTCGCGTTCTCCGCGATGATGATGGCCGGCCTGGACGGGATCAAGAACAAGATCGAGCCGCCGGAGCCGATCGACAAGGACCTCTACGAGCTGCCGCCCGAGGAGGCCAAGAACGTCAAGCTGGTGCCGAGCGACCTCGGCACCGTGCTGGACACCCTGGAGGCCGACCACGACTACCTGCTCGAAGGTGGCGTGTTCACACCGGACGTGATCGAGACCTGGATCGGTTTCAAGCGCGAGAACGAGATCGACCCGCTGCGGCTGCGCCCGCACCCGTACGAGTTCGCGCTGTACTACGACGTGTAA